The following coding sequences are from one Equus caballus isolate H_3958 breed thoroughbred chromosome 27, TB-T2T, whole genome shotgun sequence window:
- the PPP2CB gene encoding serine/threonine-protein phosphatase 2A catalytic subunit beta isoform, producing MDDKAFTKELDQWVEQLNECKQLNENQVRTLCEKAKEILTKESNVQEVRCPVTVCGDVHGQFHDLMELFRIGGKSPDTNYLFMGDYVDRGYYSVETVTLLVALKVRYPERITILRGNHESRQITQVYGFYDECLRKYGNANVWKYFTDLFDYLPLTALVDGQIFCLHGGLSPSIDTLDHIRALDRLQEVPHEGPMCDLLWSDPDDRGGWGISPRGAGYTFGQDISETFNHANGLTLVSRAHQLVMEGYNWCHDRNVVTIFSAPNYCYRCGNQAAIMELDDTLKYSFLQFDPAPRRGEPHVTRRTPDYFL from the exons ATGGACGACAAGGCGTTCACCAAGGAGCTGGACCAGTGGGTCGAGCAGCTGAACGAGTGTAAACAGCTGAACGAGAACCAAGTGCGGACGCTGTGCGAGAAG GCTAAggaaattttaacaaaagaatCAAATGTGCAAGAGGTTCGTTGTCCTGTTACCGTCTGTGGAGATGTGCATGGTCAATTCCATGATCTCATGGAACTCTTTAGAATTGGTGGAAAATCACCAGATACAAACTATCTATTCATGGGCGACTATGTAGACAGAGGTTATTATTCAGTGGAGACTGTGACTCTTCTTGTGGCATTAAAG GTGCGTTATCCAGAACGCATTACAATATTGAGAGGAAACCACGAAAGCCGACAAATAACCCAAGTGTATGGCTTTTATGATGAATGTCTACGAAAGTATGGGAATGCCaatgtttggaaatattttacgGATCTATTTGATTATCTTCCACTCACAGCTTTAGTAGATGGACAG ATATTCTGCCTCCACGGTGGTCTCTCTCCATCCATAGACACACTGGATCATATAAGAGCCCTGGATCGTTTACAAGAAGTTCCACATGAG GGCCCAATGTGTGATCTGTTATGGTCAGATCCAGATGATCGTGGTGGATGGGGTATTTCACCACGTGGTGCTGGCTACACATTTGGACAAGACATTTCTGAAACATTTAACCACGCCAATGGTCTCACACTGGTTTCTCGTGCTCACCAACTTGTAATGGAG GGATACAATTGGTGTCACGATCGGAACGTGGTCACCATTTTCAGTGCACCCAATTACTGTTATCGCTGTGGGAACCAGGCTGCTATCATGGAATTAGATGacactttaaaatattcctt